The following proteins come from a genomic window of Castor canadensis chromosome 17, mCasCan1.hap1v2, whole genome shotgun sequence:
- the Ttc21a gene encoding tetratricopeptide repeat protein 21A isoform X5, with translation MSSNDSSLLAGIIYYSQEKYFHHVQQAAAVGLEKFSNDPVLQFFKAYGVLREEHIQDAISDLESIQNHPDMSLCSVMALIYAHKCCETIDREAIQELESSLKEIRKTANKTALYYASLFLWLTGHHDKAKEYIDHMLKVSGSSREAYVLKGWVDLTSDKPHAVKKSIKYLEQGVQDTKDVLGLMGKAKYLMTQQNFSGALEVVNQITVTLGSFLPALILKMRLFLARHDWEQTIETAYRILEKDENNIDACQILAMHELVREGNVTTASDCVKNLIKALEMKEPKNPSLHLKKILVVSRLCGRHQAILGLVSGFMERIFIVAPSCTFVSTELGYLFILQSQVKEARMWYSEAMQMEENRMAALTGSIWCQILQGQLEEAAHQLEFLKEVQQSLGKSEVLVFLQALLASKKPKGEQEAPVFLKEAVELHFSRMQGLPLSPEYFEKLDPLFLVCIAKEYLHFCPKQPRSPGQIVSPLLKQVAMILSPVVKAAPAMMDPLFVMAQVKYLSGELENAQSTLQRCLELDPTFADAHLLMSQIYLTQGNFAMCSHCLELGVSHNFQVRDHPLYHFIKARALNRSGDHPEAIKTLKMIMNLPTVKAEEGRKCQGPSVGPSERASILLELVDALRLNGELHEATKVMQDAINEFSGTPEEIRVTIANVDLAMSKGNVDMALSMLRNITPKQPCYTEAKEKMAGIYLHTRKDVRLYIGCYRELCEHLPGPHTSLLLGDAFMNIQEPEKALEVYDEAYRKNPRDASLVSRIGQAYVKTHQYTKAINYYEAAQKISGQDFLCCDLAELLLRLKKLSKAEKVLKQALERSFAAKDIPSMMNEVKFLLLLAKVYKSHKKEDVLETLNKALDLQSRILKRVPLEQPEMMPSQKQLATSICIQFGEHYLAEKDYARAVRSYKDALAYSPTDNKVVLELARLYLLQGHLDLCEQQCTILLQTSHTQETASVMMADLMFRKQKYEAAISHYRQVLERAPDNFSVLNKLIDLLRRSGKLEEAPAFFELAKKMSSRVPLEPGFNYCRGIYCWHIGQPNEALKFLNKARKDSTWGQSAVYYMVQICLNPDNDNVGGEAFEGQANESRKESQQQGVRTAEKLLREFFPHTAMGQTQLRLLQSLCLLATREKANVEAALGTFIEMAHAEKDSVPALLAMAQAYMLLKQIPKARTQLKRLAKVPWALTEAEDLEKSWLLLADIYCQGGKFDLASELLRRCVQYNKSCCKAYEYMGFIMEREQSYKDAATSYALAWNYSRHANPAIGFKLAFNYLKDKKFVEAIEVCHTVSHSHWQGRGSDGNPCLMLHTCSLCTRSSRSTLTTPRSEKKFWKRPRGP, from the exons ATGAGCAGCAATGACTCCTCCCTCCTG GCTGGGATCATTTACTATAGCCAGGAAAAGTACTTCCACCATGTGCAGCAGGCTGCAGCTGTGGGCCTGGAGAAATTCAGCAATGACCCTGTGTTGCAGTTCTTCAAAGCCTATGGAGTCCTCAGGGAAG AGCATATCCAGGATGCCATCAGCGACCTGGAGAGCATCCAGAATCACCCAGACATGTCCCTGTGCTCCGTCATGGCTCTTATCTATGCTCATAAATGCTGTGAAACCATCG ACCGAGAAGCGATTCAAGAGCTGGAGAGCAGCCTGAAGGAAATCCGCAAGACAGCTAACAAGACTGCCCTATACTATGCCAGCCTCTTCCTCTGGCTCACAGGCCACCATGACAAAGCCAAGGAGTACATTGACCACATGCTGAAGGTCTCTGGCAGCTCCAGAGAG GCCTATGTACTCAAAGGCTGGGTGGACCTCACCTCGGATAAGCCCCATGCTGTGAAGAAATCCATCAAGTACCTGGAGCAAGGAGTTCAGGACACCAAAGATGTGCTGGGGCTGATGGGAAAG GCAAAGTACCTCATGACACAACAGAACTTCTCCGGGGCCCTGGAAGTGGTGAACCAGATCACTGTGACCTTGGGGAGCTTCCTGCCGGCCTTAATCTTAAAGATGCGGCTGTTCTTGGCTCGGCACGACTGGGAGCAGACGATTGAAACAGCATACAG AATCcttgaaaaagatgaaaacaatatTGATGCCTGCCAAATTCTAGCCATGCATGAGCTTGTGAGAGAAGGAAACGTGACCACG GCTTCTGATTGTGTAAAAAATCTGATCAAGGCACTAGAGATGAAGGAACCCAAAAACCCAagcctccatctcaaaaaaattcttGTGGTTAGCAGACTG TGTGGGAGGCACCAGGCCATCCTAGGACTAGTGAGCGGCTTCATGGAGCGTATCTTCATAGTTGCTCCCTCCTGCACCTTTGTGAGCACAGAGCTGGGCTACCTCTTCATCCTGCAGAGCCAAGTGAAGGAGGCACGTATGTGGTACTCAGAGGCCATGCAGATGGAGGAGAACAGGATGGCCGCCTTGACAG GGAGCATCTGGTGCCAGATCTTACAAGGCCAGCTAGAGGAGGCCGCACACCAGCTGGAGTTCCTGAAGGAGGTGCAGCAGTCTCTTGGGAAGTCTGAG GTGCTAGTTTTCCTCCAAGCCCTCCTGGCATCCAAGAAACCCAAGGGGGAGCAAGAGGCCCCAGTGTTCCTGAAGGAGGCAGTGGAGCTGCACTTCTCCCGCATGCAGGGCCTGCCCCTCAGCCCCGAGTACTTTGAAAAGCTGGACCCCCTCTTCCTGGTCTGCATTGCCAAGGAGTATTTGCACTTCTGCCCCAAGCAG CCTCGTTCACCCGGCCAGATTGTGTCTCCACTTCTCAAACAAGTCGCTATGATCCTGAGTCCTGTAGTGAAAGCAGCGCCGGCTATGATGGACCCCCTGTTTGTGATGGCTCAGGTCAAGTATCTCTCAG GAGAGCTGGAAAATGCCCAGAGCACCCTGCAGCGTTGCCTGGAGCTGGACCCGACTTTCGCTGATGCCCACCTCCTCATGTCCCAGATCTACCTGACTCAGGGCAACTTCGCCATGTGCTCCCACTGCCTAGAGCTGGGTGTCAGCCACAACTTCCAG GTCCGAGACCACCCTCTCTATCACTTCATCAAGGCCAGGGCCCTCAACAGGTCTGGCGATCATCCAGAGGCCATAAAGACACTGAAGATGATCATGAATTTGCCAACTGTGAAGGCAGAAGAAGGCAGGAAGTGCCAGGGGCCTTCTGTGGGGCCCAGCGAGCGGGCATCTATCTTACTGGAGTTGGTAGATGCCCTCCGGCTAAATGGGGAACTG CACGAGGCCACTAAGGTCATGCAGGATGCCATCAACGAGTTCAGTGGCACGCCAGAGGAGATTCGAGTCACCATCGCCAACGTGGACTTGGCCATGAGCAAGGGCAACGTGGACATGGCACTGAGTATGCTGAGGAACATCACGCCCAAGCAGCCCTGCTACACGGAAGCCAAGGAGAAGATGGCTGGCATCTATCTGCACACCCGCAAGGACGTCCGTCTTTACATCGGCTGCTACCG AGAGCTCTGTGAACATCTGCCTGGCCCCCACACCAGCCTATTGCTGGGCGATGCATTCATGAACATTCAGGAG CCCGAAAAGGCCCTGGAGGTCTATGATGAGGCCTACAGGAAGAACCCACGTGACGCCTCCCTGGTCAGCAGGATTGGGCAAGCTTATGTAAAGACCCACCAGTACACCAAG GCAATTAATTATTATGAGGCTGCCCAGAAGATCAGTGGGCAGGACTTCCTGTGCTGTGATCTGGCCGAACTGCTCCTGAGGTTAAAGAAGCTCAGCAAAGCAGAAAAGGTTTTGAAGCAGGCATTGGAGCGCAGCTTTG CAGCCAAAGACATCCCCTCCATGATGAATGAAGTTAAGTTCTTGCTTTTGCTGGCAAAGGTTTACAAGAGCCATAAGAAAGAAGATGTGCTGGAAACTTTGAACAAG GCCTTGGACCTCCAGTCTCGAATTCTGAAGCGGGTTCCACTAGAGCAACCAGAAATGATGCCCTCCCAGAAGCAGCTGGCTACCTCCATCTGCATCCAGTTTGGGGAGCACTACTTGGCAGAGAAGGACTATGCCAGGGCAGTGCGGTCTTATAAGGATGCCTTGGCCTACTCACCCACTGACAATAAG GTGGTACTGGAGCTGGCGCGACTCTACCTGCTCCAGGGACATCTGGACCTGTGCGAGCAGCAGTGTACCATACTCCTGCAGACTTCCCACACCCAGGAAACCGCCTCCGTG ATGATGGCTGACCTGATgtttagaaaacagaaatatgaagCGGCCATCAGCCACTACCGCCAAGTCCTGGAGAGAGCACCAG ACAACTTTTCGGTATTGAATAAATTAATTGATCTGCTACGACGAAGTGGCAAACTTGAAGAGGCTCCTGCCTTCTTTGAATTGGCCAAGAAGATGTCCAGCCGGGTGCCTTTGGAGCCAGGGTTCAACTATTGCAGAGGCATCTACTGCTG GCACATAGGGCAGCCCAATGAAGCTTTGAAATTCCTAAACAAAGCTCGCAAGGACAGCACTTGGGGCCAGAGCGCCGTCTATTACATGGTGCAGATCTGTCTGAACCCAGACAATGACAATGTGGGTGGAGAAGCTTTTGAGGGCCAAGCGAATGAAAGCAG GAAAGAATCCCAGCAGCAAGGCGTGCGCACTGCTGAAAAGCTGCTGCGTGAGTTCTTCCCACACACGGCCATGGGTCAGACCCAGCTGCGGCTGCTGCAGAGCCTCTGCCTGCTCGCCACCAGGGAGAAAGCTAACGTGGAGGCAGCTCTGGGCACCTTCATTGAGATGGCCCACGCAGAG AAGGACAGCGTCCCCGCTCTGCTGGCCATGGCACAGGCCTACATGCTGCTGAAGCAGATCCCCAAGGCACGCACGCAGCTGAAGCGCCTGGCCAAAGTCCCGTGGGCACTGACCGAGGCTGAGGACCTGGAGAAGAGCTGGCTCCTGCTGGCCGACATCTACTGCCAGGGT
- the Ttc21a gene encoding tetratricopeptide repeat protein 21A isoform X7, giving the protein MSSNDSSLLAGIIYYSQEKYFHHVQQAAAVGLEKFSNDPVLQFFKAYGVLREEHIQDAISDLESIQNHPDMSLCSVMALIYAHKCCETIDREAIQELESSLKEIRKTANKTALYYASLFLWLTGHHDKAKEYIDHMLKVSGSSREAYVLKGWVDLTSDKPHAVKKSIKYLEQGVQDTKDVLGLMGKAKYLMTQQNFSGALEVVNQITVTLGSFLPALILKMRLFLARHDWEQTIETAYRILEKDENNIDACQILAMHELVREGNVTTASDCVKNLIKALEMKEPKNPSLHLKKILVVSRLCGRHQAILGLVSGFMERIFIVAPSCTFVSTELGYLFILQSQVKEARMWYSEAMQMEENRMAALTGSIWCQILQGQLEEAAHQLEFLKEVQQSLGKSEVLVFLQALLASKKPKGEQEAPVFLKEAVELHFSRMQGLPLSPEYFEKLDPLFLVCIAKEYLHFCPKQPRSPGQIVSPLLKQVAMILSPVVKAAPAMMDPLFVMAQVKYLSGELENAQSTLQRCLELDPTFADAHLLMSQIYLTQGNFAMCSHCLELGVSHNFQVRDHPLYHFIKARALNRSGDHPEAIKTLKMIMNLPTVKAEEGRKCQGPSVGPSERASILLELVDALRLNGELHEATKVMQDAINEFSGTPEEIRVTIANVDLAMSKGNVDMALSMLRNITPKQPCYTEAKEKMAGIYLHTRKDVRLYIGCYRELCEHLPGPHTSLLLGDAFMNIQEPEKALEVYDEAYRKNPRDASLVSRIGQAYVKTHQYTKAINYYEAAQKISGQDFLCCDLAELLLRLKKLSKAEKVLKQALERSFAKDIPSMMNEVKFLLLLAKVYKSHKKEDVLETLNKALDLQSRILKRVPLEQPEMMPSQKQLATSICIQFGEHYLAEKDYARAVRSYKDALAYSPTDNKVVLELARLYLLQGHLDLCEQQCTILLQTSHTQETASVMMADLMFRKQKYEAAISHYRQVLERAPDNFSVLNKLIDLLRRSGKLEEAPAFFELAKKMSSRVPLEPGFNYCRGIYCWHIGQPNEALKFLNKARKDSTWGQSAVYYMVQICLNPDNDNVGGEAFEGQANESRKESQQQGVRTAEKLLREFFPHTAMGQTQLRLLQSLCLLATREKANVEAALGTFIEMAHAEKDSVPALLAMAQAYMLLKQIPKARTQLKRLAKVPWALTEAEDLEKSWLLLADIYCQGGKFDLASELLRRCVQYNKSCCKAYEYMGFIMEREQSYKDAATSYALAWNYSRHANPAIGFKLAFNYLKDKKFVEAIEVCHTVLTEHPNYPKIREEILEKAQGSLRP; this is encoded by the exons ATGAGCAGCAATGACTCCTCCCTCCTG GCTGGGATCATTTACTATAGCCAGGAAAAGTACTTCCACCATGTGCAGCAGGCTGCAGCTGTGGGCCTGGAGAAATTCAGCAATGACCCTGTGTTGCAGTTCTTCAAAGCCTATGGAGTCCTCAGGGAAG AGCATATCCAGGATGCCATCAGCGACCTGGAGAGCATCCAGAATCACCCAGACATGTCCCTGTGCTCCGTCATGGCTCTTATCTATGCTCATAAATGCTGTGAAACCATCG ACCGAGAAGCGATTCAAGAGCTGGAGAGCAGCCTGAAGGAAATCCGCAAGACAGCTAACAAGACTGCCCTATACTATGCCAGCCTCTTCCTCTGGCTCACAGGCCACCATGACAAAGCCAAGGAGTACATTGACCACATGCTGAAGGTCTCTGGCAGCTCCAGAGAG GCCTATGTACTCAAAGGCTGGGTGGACCTCACCTCGGATAAGCCCCATGCTGTGAAGAAATCCATCAAGTACCTGGAGCAAGGAGTTCAGGACACCAAAGATGTGCTGGGGCTGATGGGAAAG GCAAAGTACCTCATGACACAACAGAACTTCTCCGGGGCCCTGGAAGTGGTGAACCAGATCACTGTGACCTTGGGGAGCTTCCTGCCGGCCTTAATCTTAAAGATGCGGCTGTTCTTGGCTCGGCACGACTGGGAGCAGACGATTGAAACAGCATACAG AATCcttgaaaaagatgaaaacaatatTGATGCCTGCCAAATTCTAGCCATGCATGAGCTTGTGAGAGAAGGAAACGTGACCACG GCTTCTGATTGTGTAAAAAATCTGATCAAGGCACTAGAGATGAAGGAACCCAAAAACCCAagcctccatctcaaaaaaattcttGTGGTTAGCAGACTG TGTGGGAGGCACCAGGCCATCCTAGGACTAGTGAGCGGCTTCATGGAGCGTATCTTCATAGTTGCTCCCTCCTGCACCTTTGTGAGCACAGAGCTGGGCTACCTCTTCATCCTGCAGAGCCAAGTGAAGGAGGCACGTATGTGGTACTCAGAGGCCATGCAGATGGAGGAGAACAGGATGGCCGCCTTGACAG GGAGCATCTGGTGCCAGATCTTACAAGGCCAGCTAGAGGAGGCCGCACACCAGCTGGAGTTCCTGAAGGAGGTGCAGCAGTCTCTTGGGAAGTCTGAG GTGCTAGTTTTCCTCCAAGCCCTCCTGGCATCCAAGAAACCCAAGGGGGAGCAAGAGGCCCCAGTGTTCCTGAAGGAGGCAGTGGAGCTGCACTTCTCCCGCATGCAGGGCCTGCCCCTCAGCCCCGAGTACTTTGAAAAGCTGGACCCCCTCTTCCTGGTCTGCATTGCCAAGGAGTATTTGCACTTCTGCCCCAAGCAG CCTCGTTCACCCGGCCAGATTGTGTCTCCACTTCTCAAACAAGTCGCTATGATCCTGAGTCCTGTAGTGAAAGCAGCGCCGGCTATGATGGACCCCCTGTTTGTGATGGCTCAGGTCAAGTATCTCTCAG GAGAGCTGGAAAATGCCCAGAGCACCCTGCAGCGTTGCCTGGAGCTGGACCCGACTTTCGCTGATGCCCACCTCCTCATGTCCCAGATCTACCTGACTCAGGGCAACTTCGCCATGTGCTCCCACTGCCTAGAGCTGGGTGTCAGCCACAACTTCCAG GTCCGAGACCACCCTCTCTATCACTTCATCAAGGCCAGGGCCCTCAACAGGTCTGGCGATCATCCAGAGGCCATAAAGACACTGAAGATGATCATGAATTTGCCAACTGTGAAGGCAGAAGAAGGCAGGAAGTGCCAGGGGCCTTCTGTGGGGCCCAGCGAGCGGGCATCTATCTTACTGGAGTTGGTAGATGCCCTCCGGCTAAATGGGGAACTG CACGAGGCCACTAAGGTCATGCAGGATGCCATCAACGAGTTCAGTGGCACGCCAGAGGAGATTCGAGTCACCATCGCCAACGTGGACTTGGCCATGAGCAAGGGCAACGTGGACATGGCACTGAGTATGCTGAGGAACATCACGCCCAAGCAGCCCTGCTACACGGAAGCCAAGGAGAAGATGGCTGGCATCTATCTGCACACCCGCAAGGACGTCCGTCTTTACATCGGCTGCTACCG AGAGCTCTGTGAACATCTGCCTGGCCCCCACACCAGCCTATTGCTGGGCGATGCATTCATGAACATTCAGGAG CCCGAAAAGGCCCTGGAGGTCTATGATGAGGCCTACAGGAAGAACCCACGTGACGCCTCCCTGGTCAGCAGGATTGGGCAAGCTTATGTAAAGACCCACCAGTACACCAAG GCAATTAATTATTATGAGGCTGCCCAGAAGATCAGTGGGCAGGACTTCCTGTGCTGTGATCTGGCCGAACTGCTCCTGAGGTTAAAGAAGCTCAGCAAAGCAGAAAAGGTTTTGAAGCAGGCATTGGAGCGCAGCTTTG CCAAAGACATCCCCTCCATGATGAATGAAGTTAAGTTCTTGCTTTTGCTGGCAAAGGTTTACAAGAGCCATAAGAAAGAAGATGTGCTGGAAACTTTGAACAAG GCCTTGGACCTCCAGTCTCGAATTCTGAAGCGGGTTCCACTAGAGCAACCAGAAATGATGCCCTCCCAGAAGCAGCTGGCTACCTCCATCTGCATCCAGTTTGGGGAGCACTACTTGGCAGAGAAGGACTATGCCAGGGCAGTGCGGTCTTATAAGGATGCCTTGGCCTACTCACCCACTGACAATAAG GTGGTACTGGAGCTGGCGCGACTCTACCTGCTCCAGGGACATCTGGACCTGTGCGAGCAGCAGTGTACCATACTCCTGCAGACTTCCCACACCCAGGAAACCGCCTCCGTG ATGATGGCTGACCTGATgtttagaaaacagaaatatgaagCGGCCATCAGCCACTACCGCCAAGTCCTGGAGAGAGCACCAG ACAACTTTTCGGTATTGAATAAATTAATTGATCTGCTACGACGAAGTGGCAAACTTGAAGAGGCTCCTGCCTTCTTTGAATTGGCCAAGAAGATGTCCAGCCGGGTGCCTTTGGAGCCAGGGTTCAACTATTGCAGAGGCATCTACTGCTG GCACATAGGGCAGCCCAATGAAGCTTTGAAATTCCTAAACAAAGCTCGCAAGGACAGCACTTGGGGCCAGAGCGCCGTCTATTACATGGTGCAGATCTGTCTGAACCCAGACAATGACAATGTGGGTGGAGAAGCTTTTGAGGGCCAAGCGAATGAAAGCAG GAAAGAATCCCAGCAGCAAGGCGTGCGCACTGCTGAAAAGCTGCTGCGTGAGTTCTTCCCACACACGGCCATGGGTCAGACCCAGCTGCGGCTGCTGCAGAGCCTCTGCCTGCTCGCCACCAGGGAGAAAGCTAACGTGGAGGCAGCTCTGGGCACCTTCATTGAGATGGCCCACGCAGAG AAGGACAGCGTCCCCGCTCTGCTGGCCATGGCACAGGCCTACATGCTGCTGAAGCAGATCCCCAAGGCACGCACGCAGCTGAAGCGCCTGGCCAAAGTCCCGTGGGCACTGACCGAGGCTGAGGACCTGGAGAAGAGCTGGCTCCTGCTGGCCGACATCTACTGCCAGGGT
- the Ttc21a gene encoding tetratricopeptide repeat protein 21A isoform X6: MSSNDSSLLAGIIYYSQEKYFHHVQQAAAVGLEKFSNDPVLQFFKAYGVLREEHIQDAISDLESIQNHPDMSLCSVMALIYAHKCCETIDREAIQELESSLKEIRKTANKTALYYASLFLWLTGHHDKAKEYIDHMLKVSGSSREAYVLKGWVDLTSDKPHAVKKSIKYLEQGVQDTKDVLGLMGKAKYLMTQQNFSGALEVVNQITVTLGSFLPALILKMRLFLARHDWEQTIETAYRILEKDENNIDACQILAMHELVREGNVTTASDCVKNLIKALEMKEPKNPSLHLKKILVVSRLCGRHQAILGLVSGFMERIFIVAPSCTFVSTELGYLFILQSQVKEARMWYSEAMQMEENRMAALTGSIWCQILQGQLEEAAHQLEFLKEVQQSLGKSEVLVFLQALLASKKPKGEQEAPVFLKEAVELHFSRMQGLPLSPEYFEKLDPLFLVCIAKEYLHFCPKQPRSPGQIVSPLLKQVAMILSPVVKAAPAMMDPLFVMAQVKYLSGELENAQSTLQRCLELDPTFADAHLLMSQIYLTQGNFAMCSHCLELGVSHNFQVRDHPLYHFIKARALNRSGDHPEAIKTLKMIMNLPTVKAEEGRKCQGPSVGPSERASILLELVDALRLNGELHEATKVMQDAINEFSGTPEEIRVTIANVDLAMSKGNVDMALSMLRNITPKQPCYTEAKEKMAGIYLHTRKDVRLYIGCYRELCEHLPGPHTSLLLGDAFMNIQEPEKALEVYDEAYRKNPRDASLVSRIGQAYVKTHQYTKAINYYEAAQKISGQDFLCCDLAELLLRLKKLSKAEKVLKQALERSFAAKDIPSMMNEVKFLLLLAKVYKSHKKEDVLETLNKALDLQSRILKRVPLEQPEMMPSQKQLATSICIQFGEHYLAEKDYARAVRSYKDALAYSPTDNKVVLELARLYLLQGHLDLCEQQCTILLQTSHTQETASVMMADLMFRKQKYEAAISHYRQVLERAPDNFSVLNKLIDLLRRSGKLEEAPAFFELAKKMSSRVPLEPGFNYCRGIYCWHIGQPNEALKFLNKARKDSTWGQSAVYYMVQICLNPDNDNVGGEAFEGQANESRKESQQQGVRTAEKLLREFFPHTAMGQTQLRLLQSLCLLATREKANVEAALGTFIEMAHAEKDSVPALLAMAQAYMLLKQIPKARTQLKRLAKVPWALTEAEDLEKSWLLLADIYCQGGKFDLASELLRRCVQYNKSCCKAYEYMGFIMEREQSYKDAATSYALAWNYSRHANPAIGFKLAFNYLKDKKFVEAIEVCHTVLTEHPNYPKIREEILEKAQGSLRP, translated from the exons ATGAGCAGCAATGACTCCTCCCTCCTG GCTGGGATCATTTACTATAGCCAGGAAAAGTACTTCCACCATGTGCAGCAGGCTGCAGCTGTGGGCCTGGAGAAATTCAGCAATGACCCTGTGTTGCAGTTCTTCAAAGCCTATGGAGTCCTCAGGGAAG AGCATATCCAGGATGCCATCAGCGACCTGGAGAGCATCCAGAATCACCCAGACATGTCCCTGTGCTCCGTCATGGCTCTTATCTATGCTCATAAATGCTGTGAAACCATCG ACCGAGAAGCGATTCAAGAGCTGGAGAGCAGCCTGAAGGAAATCCGCAAGACAGCTAACAAGACTGCCCTATACTATGCCAGCCTCTTCCTCTGGCTCACAGGCCACCATGACAAAGCCAAGGAGTACATTGACCACATGCTGAAGGTCTCTGGCAGCTCCAGAGAG GCCTATGTACTCAAAGGCTGGGTGGACCTCACCTCGGATAAGCCCCATGCTGTGAAGAAATCCATCAAGTACCTGGAGCAAGGAGTTCAGGACACCAAAGATGTGCTGGGGCTGATGGGAAAG GCAAAGTACCTCATGACACAACAGAACTTCTCCGGGGCCCTGGAAGTGGTGAACCAGATCACTGTGACCTTGGGGAGCTTCCTGCCGGCCTTAATCTTAAAGATGCGGCTGTTCTTGGCTCGGCACGACTGGGAGCAGACGATTGAAACAGCATACAG AATCcttgaaaaagatgaaaacaatatTGATGCCTGCCAAATTCTAGCCATGCATGAGCTTGTGAGAGAAGGAAACGTGACCACG GCTTCTGATTGTGTAAAAAATCTGATCAAGGCACTAGAGATGAAGGAACCCAAAAACCCAagcctccatctcaaaaaaattcttGTGGTTAGCAGACTG TGTGGGAGGCACCAGGCCATCCTAGGACTAGTGAGCGGCTTCATGGAGCGTATCTTCATAGTTGCTCCCTCCTGCACCTTTGTGAGCACAGAGCTGGGCTACCTCTTCATCCTGCAGAGCCAAGTGAAGGAGGCACGTATGTGGTACTCAGAGGCCATGCAGATGGAGGAGAACAGGATGGCCGCCTTGACAG GGAGCATCTGGTGCCAGATCTTACAAGGCCAGCTAGAGGAGGCCGCACACCAGCTGGAGTTCCTGAAGGAGGTGCAGCAGTCTCTTGGGAAGTCTGAG GTGCTAGTTTTCCTCCAAGCCCTCCTGGCATCCAAGAAACCCAAGGGGGAGCAAGAGGCCCCAGTGTTCCTGAAGGAGGCAGTGGAGCTGCACTTCTCCCGCATGCAGGGCCTGCCCCTCAGCCCCGAGTACTTTGAAAAGCTGGACCCCCTCTTCCTGGTCTGCATTGCCAAGGAGTATTTGCACTTCTGCCCCAAGCAG CCTCGTTCACCCGGCCAGATTGTGTCTCCACTTCTCAAACAAGTCGCTATGATCCTGAGTCCTGTAGTGAAAGCAGCGCCGGCTATGATGGACCCCCTGTTTGTGATGGCTCAGGTCAAGTATCTCTCAG GAGAGCTGGAAAATGCCCAGAGCACCCTGCAGCGTTGCCTGGAGCTGGACCCGACTTTCGCTGATGCCCACCTCCTCATGTCCCAGATCTACCTGACTCAGGGCAACTTCGCCATGTGCTCCCACTGCCTAGAGCTGGGTGTCAGCCACAACTTCCAG GTCCGAGACCACCCTCTCTATCACTTCATCAAGGCCAGGGCCCTCAACAGGTCTGGCGATCATCCAGAGGCCATAAAGACACTGAAGATGATCATGAATTTGCCAACTGTGAAGGCAGAAGAAGGCAGGAAGTGCCAGGGGCCTTCTGTGGGGCCCAGCGAGCGGGCATCTATCTTACTGGAGTTGGTAGATGCCCTCCGGCTAAATGGGGAACTG CACGAGGCCACTAAGGTCATGCAGGATGCCATCAACGAGTTCAGTGGCACGCCAGAGGAGATTCGAGTCACCATCGCCAACGTGGACTTGGCCATGAGCAAGGGCAACGTGGACATGGCACTGAGTATGCTGAGGAACATCACGCCCAAGCAGCCCTGCTACACGGAAGCCAAGGAGAAGATGGCTGGCATCTATCTGCACACCCGCAAGGACGTCCGTCTTTACATCGGCTGCTACCG AGAGCTCTGTGAACATCTGCCTGGCCCCCACACCAGCCTATTGCTGGGCGATGCATTCATGAACATTCAGGAG CCCGAAAAGGCCCTGGAGGTCTATGATGAGGCCTACAGGAAGAACCCACGTGACGCCTCCCTGGTCAGCAGGATTGGGCAAGCTTATGTAAAGACCCACCAGTACACCAAG GCAATTAATTATTATGAGGCTGCCCAGAAGATCAGTGGGCAGGACTTCCTGTGCTGTGATCTGGCCGAACTGCTCCTGAGGTTAAAGAAGCTCAGCAAAGCAGAAAAGGTTTTGAAGCAGGCATTGGAGCGCAGCTTTG CAGCCAAAGACATCCCCTCCATGATGAATGAAGTTAAGTTCTTGCTTTTGCTGGCAAAGGTTTACAAGAGCCATAAGAAAGAAGATGTGCTGGAAACTTTGAACAAG GCCTTGGACCTCCAGTCTCGAATTCTGAAGCGGGTTCCACTAGAGCAACCAGAAATGATGCCCTCCCAGAAGCAGCTGGCTACCTCCATCTGCATCCAGTTTGGGGAGCACTACTTGGCAGAGAAGGACTATGCCAGGGCAGTGCGGTCTTATAAGGATGCCTTGGCCTACTCACCCACTGACAATAAG GTGGTACTGGAGCTGGCGCGACTCTACCTGCTCCAGGGACATCTGGACCTGTGCGAGCAGCAGTGTACCATACTCCTGCAGACTTCCCACACCCAGGAAACCGCCTCCGTG ATGATGGCTGACCTGATgtttagaaaacagaaatatgaagCGGCCATCAGCCACTACCGCCAAGTCCTGGAGAGAGCACCAG ACAACTTTTCGGTATTGAATAAATTAATTGATCTGCTACGACGAAGTGGCAAACTTGAAGAGGCTCCTGCCTTCTTTGAATTGGCCAAGAAGATGTCCAGCCGGGTGCCTTTGGAGCCAGGGTTCAACTATTGCAGAGGCATCTACTGCTG GCACATAGGGCAGCCCAATGAAGCTTTGAAATTCCTAAACAAAGCTCGCAAGGACAGCACTTGGGGCCAGAGCGCCGTCTATTACATGGTGCAGATCTGTCTGAACCCAGACAATGACAATGTGGGTGGAGAAGCTTTTGAGGGCCAAGCGAATGAAAGCAG GAAAGAATCCCAGCAGCAAGGCGTGCGCACTGCTGAAAAGCTGCTGCGTGAGTTCTTCCCACACACGGCCATGGGTCAGACCCAGCTGCGGCTGCTGCAGAGCCTCTGCCTGCTCGCCACCAGGGAGAAAGCTAACGTGGAGGCAGCTCTGGGCACCTTCATTGAGATGGCCCACGCAGAG AAGGACAGCGTCCCCGCTCTGCTGGCCATGGCACAGGCCTACATGCTGCTGAAGCAGATCCCCAAGGCACGCACGCAGCTGAAGCGCCTGGCCAAAGTCCCGTGGGCACTGACCGAGGCTGAGGACCTGGAGAAGAGCTGGCTCCTGCTGGCCGACATCTACTGCCAGGGT